Proteins co-encoded in one Diprion similis isolate iyDipSimi1 chromosome 13, iyDipSimi1.1, whole genome shotgun sequence genomic window:
- the LOC124413992 gene encoding uncharacterized protein LOC124413992, which yields MGGPGAGRATRQELNIVPHHVGHGERVLVIGESPATACRCCPPATTPPPVTALPSPPPLALLHIYGISNNNNNNNNNADATVNESAKAAMSSPPKHRRGFDPNDATANDFRRYRRVKTRQRVIPCPLRSSRECVPRIPPG from the exons ATGGGTGGGCCGGGCGCCGGGCGGGCGACGAGGCAGGAGTTGAACATCGTGCCACACCACGTCGGCCACGGGGAGCGAGTCCTGGTGATCGGCGAGTCGCCAGCAACCGCGTGCCGCTGCTGCCCCCCGGCGACGACGCCGCCACCGGTGACCGCGCTACCCTCGCCGCCACCGTTGGCCCTGCTGCACATCTACGGAatcagcaacaacaacaataacaacaacaacaacgccGACGCTACGGTCAACGAATCCGCCAAGGCGGCCATGTCTTCACCCCCGAAGCATCGACGGGGTTTCGACCCCAATGACGCCACCGCGAACGACTTCCGGAGGTACAGACGCGTCAAGACGCGTCAGAG AGTCATTCCATGTCCTCTGCGATCATCCCGAGAGTGCGTTCCTCGGATCCCACCGGGTTGA